The following nucleotide sequence is from Corticium candelabrum chromosome 19, ooCorCand1.1, whole genome shotgun sequence.
TTATATTCaaacacaggcaaacagataggGCCacacagaagacaaacatataaagtATACAAAGTACATGAGCAAGCACAAACAAGACTTATGGACATGTCGACAGAAAAATTACAGACAAGAGCTAATCTATAGCCCTTAACAAAGACTCTTACAAACAACTCCTGTAACTCCTCTGTTTCCTCATCACTGAGATGGTGTAGGCCATCATCACCAGAAAGAGAATATGCATCAGTTGCTGTGACAAACTTCACCTTCACCTCTCCTACATAAAAAAATCAGAGTAACACTCTACAACACACATCTCTATGCTAGCAGTTCACCTTCTGTTCTAACACCAGCCTCTTTTAACTTCTGCATAATCATATTCTCTagcttcttcttcatcttgttCAATGCTTCAGTAATTTCAAGATGCTTCTCCTCTTCTTCGTCCTCAACCATTTCATGATCTGTCTCTTCTTGTGCCATCTTCCTCACACGAACCTTCCAATTATTGCTATCACCAGGCACTTTGTTGCTGTCGTAACCACTATTCGTTTTCTTTTTTCCCTTGTCTCCTTGCCTATTTTCCATCTTTTCTTCATCAGCTATTTCTTTCTTATCATTATCTTTCAACTCTGACAACAGATTCATCACTTTCTTCACCACCTTGTTCATCTTTAGAGAGCCATCACCaccatcctcatcatcatcatcatcctcatcaccatcaccaccaccactatcACCATCATCATTATTGCTaatactttcatgttcacTCGTATCTTCTTCACCATTTTTTAAACTCAAGATTTTCTTCAACCAATTAGTTTTCATGGTTTCAGTAAGAGGTGTACTTGAATACTTGTGCCTTCGATCATAGTCTGCCTCGTGTTTACGTGCTGCTGCATCTTCATCTCCTGGTTCATAAAATGGCTCTGAGTCCATATCATAATCAGAAAATCCAGAGTCAAAAGGAAGACTGGTCTGCTTGTTCAAGACTTCAGATTCTTGATGTTCCATTTCCATCCTTTTGACTTGCTCCTCTAAACACAGCATGTTTTGGCCAAACAGTCCTCTCCATCACAAAAGAACAATGTGGAAAAAGCATTTCTTAcaatgtacatatgtatgcacCACCTAGTACAAAAATGTGTCACAGTGACAACAacatgcagttgctgtcaTTATCTCTTCTCTATATATTATAaagccattgtgtgtgtgtgtgtgtgtgtgtgtgtgtgtgtgtgtgtgtgtgtgtgtgtgtgtgtgtgtgtgtgtgtgtgtgtgtgtgtgtgtgtgtgtgtgtgtgtgtgtgtcacggtggagcagatggtagagcgttggtgatcacatccgggatcttgtattctgtgatgagggttgaaggtttgatcctggtggaagcgacactgtcacagtttccttgagcaagaaattcacccacacttgcttctctcgactcaggagtataaatgagtacctggtcattgactggggtggacaagaccgctggcttggcagcaacatcatgcaacagatgggtacgtgtgggccttggtgtccagtcccagagctgtgccattgtcagtgcccctggatgactctggccaagctccaggtggattgtagcgctggccccaagactccacgcagcgcatggaggccctgtctctagaggcagggggagctatctccgcaaatgacctcaaggtcgacgtcaaaagacgtggagggcttaacatttgtccatttgtccacatttgtgtgtgtgtgtgtgtgtgtgtgtgtgtgtgtgtgtgtgtgtgtgtgtgtgtgtgtgtgtgtgtgtgtgtgtgtgtgtgtgtgtgtgtgtgtgtgtgtgtgtgtgttcgaaCGGTGCAGTGGAGACAGGCGATCAAACTGTCATTTGTCTGCTCTTCTACCCTAGATTCGACTGCGCCATTAATGGATTGTTGGTCCTATCTAGGAGTCGATCCTACACAAAATCTCTCGACAATGTGACTCCAGCGTGGCGACAAGAGATGGACAATTTCACCCCCAATTGAACCTACCTGTTTCATGCCTGCGTTTCGCTCTAACGGAGGATTGAATGTATCTACTAGCGGATGGGAGTGAATCACGAATGAGACATCTGTTATTATATCGCAGTGGCAATCAAAACATCTGCCTATATCTTCTTACCACAATCATATTATCTACCAAGAAGGACAGGTGTACACAACTCCTAGCTGTACCTCTGCAAGAATCCATTCACACTAAACAGTAAacataattttttatttttaactGAAAGCTAATAAATGTGAAGCAGGACTACGTGCATGACTCCGAATTTCTATATACATAGAGCCTCTCCTACAACAGGACTTTGCTGTGTACTACAGTGTGGATTCCTATGTGTGGGCATTGCTTTATTCACGTTTATTTACTGCCAACATTGACAAAAGCAAGATGTTTTCTATTCTAACCGCAGGTCTTTAGATAAGACGTGTTTGGTCATGTATAGGAGGAACGAACACCGGTGTACGGTGGGGGTGCGAGGGAGGCCTGAGGGAGGCTACAGCCCCAAACATTGTGGGTGTGCCAGTCTGCTTCAAGCAGAGCTCTAGGTTATAAAAACAGTCCACTTAATGttagagtagtatgttgatgaCAACGTTGACTACCCTATCTCTATGATAATATATCATCATATTAGTGTGATAAAACCAGTGTTGACAAATCGTGGACACGTGAAGTAAGTATGCCCATCATGTGTCAGACGTTTGATATGCTTTCCGGCTATGGTAGAGTCAGGAAGACTTCATCAAAAACGCACACCGACGGCACTCAGTCTACTATTTACTTACATGTTTAGAAACTGCGAGCAAGGATCAACTGCGAGAGGATCATCTCACTGGTGTAGGATGGGGGCTTGGAAAGATTAAAGCCTCTCCA
It contains:
- the LOC134194819 gene encoding general transcription factor IIF subunit 1-like isoform X1, translated to MKASPIKCYPLLEDNEYARYMKVLEEEEQVKRMEMEHQESEVLNKQTSLPFDSGFSDYDMDSEPFYEPGDEDAAARKHEADYDRRHKYSSTPLTETMKTNWLKKILSLKNGEEDTSEHESISNNDDGDSGGGDGDEDDDDDEDGGDGSLKMNKVVKKVMNLLSELKDNDKKEIADEEKMENRQGDKGKKKTNSGYDSNKVPGDSNNWKVRVRKMAQEETDHEMVEDEEEEKHLEITEALNKMKKKLENMIMQKLKEAGVRTEGEVKVKFVTATDAYSLSGDDGLHHLSDEETEELQELFGNNAGAKREQERHSNLESNYGRVWSHVQDTNDKEMQTERSETEQRDE
- the LOC134194819 gene encoding general transcription factor IIF subunit 1-like isoform X3, which encodes MKASPIKCYPLLEDNEYARYMKVLEEEEQVKRMEMEHQESEVLNKQTSLPFDSGFSDYDMDSEPFYEPGDEDAAARKHEADYDRRHKYSSTPLTETMKTNWLKKILSLKNGEEDTSEHESISNNDDGDSGGGDGDEDDDDDEDGGDGSLKMNKVVKKVMNLLSELKDNDKKEIADEEKMENRQGDKGKKKTNSGYDSNKVPGDSNNWKVRVRKMAQEETDHEMVEDEEEEKHLEITEALNKMKKKLENMIMQKLKEAGVRTEGEVKVKFVTATDAYSLSGDDGLHHLSDEETEELQELFFIGQQRRCKEGTRTTQ
- the LOC134194819 gene encoding RNA polymerase-associated protein LEO1-like isoform X2 — protein: MKASPIKCYPLLEDNEYARYMKVLEEEEQVKRMEMEHQESEVLNKQTSLPFDSGFSDYDMDSEPFYEPGDEDAAARKHEADYDRRHKYSSTPLTETMKTNWLKKILSLKNGEEDTSEHESISNNDDGDSGGGDGDEDDDDDEDGGDGSLKMNKVVKKVMNLLSELKDNDKKEIADEEKMENRQGDKGKKKTNSGYDSNKVPGDSNNWKVRVRKMAQEETDHEMVEDEEEEKHLEITEALNKMKKKLENMIMQKLKEAGVRTEGEVKVKFVTATDAYSLSGDDGLHHLSDEETEELQELFIEKFIGQQRRCKEGTRTTQ